Proteins encoded together in one Hymenobacter monticola window:
- a CDS encoding undecaprenyl-diphosphate phosphatase, with product MTYWHALLLAIVEGLTEFLPVSSTGHMIIASALLGIPATPFFKLYLVVIQLGAILSVLVVYWKRFFQSIDFYLKLLVAFLPIVVVGLLFKKHIDALLESVTTVAVMLVLGGVVLLFIDRWFPQENPNEGGHPVTNPSFKEALIIGLFQCLAVVPGTSRSAATIIGGLTQKLTRRAAAEFAFFLAMPTMAAAAVKDIYDYYKEAKTHGVDVAHLFSGTELKMLALGNVVAFVVALLAIRLFVGFVARYGFRAFGIYRIIAGGILLLMLALKLPLNVL from the coding sequence ATGACCTATTGGCACGCGCTGCTCCTCGCCATTGTGGAGGGCCTGACTGAGTTTTTACCCGTTTCGAGCACGGGGCACATGATAATTGCGTCGGCGCTGCTGGGCATTCCGGCCACGCCGTTTTTCAAGCTTTATCTGGTGGTGATTCAGTTGGGGGCCATTTTGTCGGTGCTGGTGGTGTATTGGAAACGCTTTTTTCAAAGCATCGACTTCTATTTAAAGCTGCTGGTGGCCTTTCTGCCCATTGTGGTAGTGGGCTTGCTCTTCAAAAAGCACATCGACGCGCTGTTGGAATCGGTGACGACGGTGGCCGTGATGCTGGTGCTTGGCGGCGTGGTGCTGCTGTTCATCGACCGTTGGTTTCCGCAGGAAAATCCGAACGAGGGCGGCCACCCGGTCACCAACCCCAGCTTTAAGGAGGCCCTGATTATTGGCCTGTTTCAGTGCCTGGCGGTGGTGCCAGGCACCAGCCGCTCGGCCGCTACCATCATCGGCGGCCTCACGCAGAAGCTCACGCGCCGCGCGGCGGCCGAATTTGCCTTCTTTCTGGCTATGCCTACCATGGCAGCAGCGGCCGTGAAAGACATTTACGACTACTACAAAGAAGCCAAAACCCACGGCGTGGACGTAGCGCACCTGTTTTCGGGCACGGAGCTGAAAATGCTGGCCCTGGGCAACGTGGTGGCATTTGTGGTGGCACTGCTGGCCATCCGGCTGTTTGTGGGCTTTGTGGCGCGCTACGGCTTCCGGGCGTTTGGCATCTACCGCATCATTGCGGGCGGTATCCTGTTGCTGATGTTGGCGTTGAAACTTCCCCTGAACGTGCTATGA
- a CDS encoding DUF3098 domain-containing protein — translation MQPIKPAPRFAFGPRNYRLMWIGLAVLAAGFITMMFGDKENYGEDFLGITLGPLLLFAGFCIEFAAILVRDPSLAVAPTPPAPTSVPGLSVDAATAANAPVAPVAPTAPAYKRL, via the coding sequence ATGCAACCCATCAAACCTGCTCCGCGCTTCGCTTTCGGCCCGCGCAATTACCGCCTGATGTGGATTGGCTTGGCCGTGCTGGCCGCCGGGTTTATCACCATGATGTTTGGCGACAAGGAAAACTACGGCGAGGATTTCCTGGGCATCACGCTGGGTCCGCTGCTGCTGTTTGCCGGCTTCTGCATTGAGTTTGCGGCCATTCTGGTGCGCGACCCGTCGCTGGCCGTGGCGCCCACGCCCCCCGCTCCTACCTCGGTGCCCGGCCTCAGCGTGGACGCCGCGACGGCCGCCAACGCGCCTGTTGCCCCGGTAGCCCCTACCGCACCGGCCTACAAGCGCCTGTAA
- a CDS encoding translocation/assembly module TamB domain-containing protein produces MRRFFAILLKILLGLGLLVVLAVVGALIALRVPSVQTRIGHEVADVLTRKLGQQVTIGGVDIRPFSRVLLDSVSVKDRRGGELFSIGRADADISLFSVFDPRHLHIGTLTLNEPRFELKNLPGQPDSTTFSQFMAAVKRLVGPSKDTAASQPFDFKVGSVALRNGHFAIEKSDVPRAKTYGQSIDYDHLLVDSIYADISKIQLGDTLRMRISQLHAVETPSQSQLREITADMTYGPHFWEFKDLSLRVGRSQIKDYVRFEFRVFTNFTDYNDSMKTIARLRNSKVYSEDIAKFAPQLSELHESVALSGDAEGYVRDFKVNNLDVRYGSGTHIVAKRAHADGLPNYKESFIDLRLLPSVVKTSDLKHWLPDAANRFVQKLGTVKLQGQVLGFYDDFVANASFDTALGFVATDVNLKTKTDLTHAAYEGTVRSNAFQLGKFLGDESVIRDVTLNGRVEGVGFLPASAQGRAKLTVPAIWLSGHRYRNVAFDGDFRPQHFSGHVSVNDPAVRLVADGLIDLERKHENVAVKTKIDHADLRALGLMSQPLIVSTTADVKFKGVQLDSLIGYAYLRKSLFTMGKRRLRLDTLDVVSTRNRLNQRRVTLRSEAVNASVAGTFNTSDVVRDVQTLFTEYRLNFESNATATADYYRRKRQRALPVYQVDLKLHLKKPNPVLGLFVPDLEVANGSRIDGSFRNGETSIFQLGGHLDSLRYGPVMTVNNDFDFLTSKLPYKPDVLAQASVTSDRQVLPGLGKTEKFIVEGVWDQQRINFSTSLAQTGTTNKAIINGSMGFLPRAVEVVFRQSGVHLLDKDWTIAADNSVRISDYGREFDVKNLTFSNGEQFVGAQGFISPDASKPPLQLQVKDFQLATLNTLTGQRLGGRVNAQGTVSGIYGPLTINSTLGVDSLTYDGTLIGQVAGRGDWDNAASKLRVNLDVARAGQSVLTVLGDIAPRDDKNQFNLTGTLNDAPIVLAQPFLGAIMKNLGGTGRGELRLTGLFGSPNLIGAVDVSNGRFTFGYLGTTYTFADRISFTNTSIAFRNVKLRDALGNTGTVDGEVTHHGFQDMSLDIAANFRKLQVLNTTRKDNDLYFGTAYATGTARVTGPTNDLNVTVRASSEAGTRLSLPFDNAASAEKAGYIKFVNNNPVGDTVRLKKANQVASAQSKVDLSGITLNMNLTVTPDAYLEILLDESTGDVIRGSAAGQLRMAIDTRGEFNMYGQVEIVRGAYNFTLQGLVNKEFVVRPGGIVSWNGDPLAGEMNITATYTQRTSLAPVLLGSTNSAAAVVPVTAVMNLTGPLLLPAIKLGLEFNDAPGTLQGDLAAFTASLRNDEQELNRQVFSLLVFKQLSPPGSFGNTISLRGQDNTVQNSLGQILSTQLGLLTNQIDQNLEIDFNINGLTAEQLQALQVRLSYSFLNGRLRVTREGGFTNNSNLVTPPGIGTIPGGGNTAGQASLLGDLSLEYYLRPDGKFRTKLRYETTPRDLETVNQPRAGISLLHTEQFNTFGELFSRKNPKKNERRTQRAREGKEVLNVDEDPRTNL; encoded by the coding sequence GTGCGTCGTTTCTTCGCCATTCTGCTAAAAATACTGCTGGGCCTTGGGCTCCTGGTGGTATTGGCCGTGGTGGGGGCGCTGATTGCGCTGCGGGTGCCTAGCGTGCAAACGCGCATCGGCCACGAGGTGGCCGACGTGCTCACCCGCAAGCTCGGGCAGCAGGTCACCATCGGCGGCGTCGACATCCGGCCGTTTTCGCGCGTGCTGCTCGACTCGGTGAGCGTGAAAGACCGGCGCGGCGGTGAGTTGTTCAGCATCGGCCGGGCCGACGCAGATATTTCGCTGTTTTCGGTGTTCGACCCGCGTCACCTGCACATCGGCACGCTCACGCTGAATGAGCCGCGCTTCGAGCTAAAAAACCTGCCCGGCCAGCCCGATTCGACCACGTTCAGCCAGTTTATGGCGGCGGTGAAGCGCTTGGTAGGGCCCTCGAAAGACACGGCAGCCTCGCAGCCATTCGATTTTAAGGTGGGCAGCGTGGCGTTGCGCAACGGCCACTTTGCCATTGAGAAGAGCGACGTGCCCCGGGCCAAAACTTACGGCCAAAGTATTGACTACGACCACCTGCTGGTGGACAGTATTTACGCCGACATTTCCAAGATTCAGCTGGGCGACACCTTGCGCATGCGTATCAGCCAACTGCACGCGGTGGAAACGCCCTCGCAGTCGCAGCTGCGCGAAATCACGGCCGACATGACGTACGGGCCGCATTTCTGGGAATTCAAGGATTTGAGTTTGCGCGTGGGCCGAAGCCAAATCAAGGATTATGTGCGCTTTGAGTTCCGGGTATTCACCAATTTCACCGATTATAATGACTCGATGAAGACCATTGCGCGGCTGCGCAATTCGAAGGTCTATTCCGAGGACATTGCCAAGTTTGCACCGCAGCTGAGCGAGCTGCACGAGTCGGTGGCTCTTTCGGGCGACGCCGAGGGCTACGTGCGCGACTTCAAAGTGAACAACCTCGACGTGCGCTACGGCTCGGGCACGCACATCGTGGCCAAGCGCGCCCACGCCGACGGCCTGCCCAATTACAAGGAGAGCTTCATCGACCTGCGCCTGTTGCCCTCGGTGGTGAAGACCAGCGACCTGAAGCACTGGCTGCCCGACGCGGCCAACAGGTTTGTGCAGAAGCTGGGCACCGTGAAGCTGCAGGGCCAGGTGCTGGGCTTCTACGACGACTTTGTGGCCAATGCCTCGTTCGATACGGCGCTGGGCTTCGTGGCCACCGACGTCAACCTCAAAACCAAAACCGACCTCACGCACGCGGCCTACGAGGGCACGGTGCGCAGCAACGCCTTCCAGCTGGGTAAGTTCTTGGGCGACGAATCGGTTATCCGGGACGTGACGCTGAACGGGCGCGTGGAAGGCGTGGGTTTCCTGCCGGCGTCGGCCCAGGGAAGGGCCAAGCTCACGGTGCCGGCCATCTGGCTGAGCGGGCACCGTTACCGCAACGTGGCCTTCGACGGCGACTTCCGCCCCCAGCACTTCAGCGGCCACGTGAGCGTGAACGACCCGGCCGTGCGCCTCGTGGCCGACGGCCTCATTGACCTTGAGCGCAAGCACGAAAACGTGGCCGTCAAGACAAAAATCGACCACGCCGACCTGCGCGCACTGGGTTTGATGAGCCAGCCGCTCATTGTGAGCACCACGGCCGACGTGAAATTCAAGGGCGTGCAGCTCGACTCGCTCATTGGCTACGCTTACCTGCGTAAGTCGTTGTTTACGATGGGCAAGCGCCGCCTGCGCCTCGACACGCTGGACGTGGTGAGCACCCGCAACCGCCTGAACCAGCGCCGCGTGACGTTGCGCTCCGAAGCCGTGAACGCCAGCGTGGCCGGCACCTTCAATACCTCCGACGTGGTGCGCGATGTGCAGACGCTCTTCACCGAGTACCGCCTCAACTTTGAAAGCAACGCCACGGCCACGGCCGACTACTACCGCCGCAAGCGCCAGCGTGCGCTACCGGTGTATCAGGTTGATTTAAAGCTCCATTTAAAGAAGCCCAACCCGGTGCTGGGCCTGTTTGTGCCCGACCTGGAAGTGGCCAATGGCAGCCGCATCGACGGCTCGTTCCGCAACGGCGAAACGTCGATTTTCCAGCTCGGCGGGCACCTCGACAGCCTGCGTTACGGCCCGGTGATGACGGTGAACAACGACTTTGACTTCCTGACGTCGAAGCTGCCATACAAGCCCGACGTGCTGGCCCAGGCCAGCGTGACCAGCGACCGGCAGGTGCTGCCGGGCCTGGGCAAAACCGAAAAATTTATTGTGGAAGGCGTGTGGGACCAGCAGCGCATCAACTTCTCGACCTCGCTGGCTCAAACGGGCACCACCAACAAGGCCATTATCAACGGCTCGATGGGCTTTTTGCCCCGCGCCGTGGAAGTGGTGTTCCGGCAGTCGGGCGTACACTTGCTGGATAAGGACTGGACCATTGCGGCCGACAACTCGGTGCGCATTTCGGACTACGGCCGCGAGTTCGATGTTAAGAACCTGACGTTTAGCAACGGCGAGCAGTTTGTGGGCGCGCAGGGCTTCATCTCGCCCGATGCCAGCAAGCCGCCGCTGCAACTGCAGGTAAAGGACTTTCAGCTGGCCACGCTGAACACGCTGACCGGCCAGCGCCTGGGCGGCCGCGTGAACGCCCAGGGCACGGTGAGCGGCATCTACGGGCCGCTCACCATCAACAGCACGCTGGGCGTGGATTCGCTGACGTACGACGGCACGCTCATTGGGCAAGTGGCTGGGCGCGGCGACTGGGACAATGCCGCCAGCAAGCTACGCGTGAATCTGGACGTGGCCCGCGCCGGCCAGTCGGTGCTGACGGTGCTGGGCGACATTGCCCCGCGCGATGACAAAAACCAGTTCAACCTGACGGGCACCCTGAACGACGCGCCCATCGTGCTGGCGCAGCCGTTCCTGGGCGCCATCATGAAAAACCTGGGTGGCACGGGCCGGGGCGAGCTGCGGCTCACGGGCCTGTTTGGCTCGCCCAACCTCATTGGGGCCGTGGACGTGAGCAACGGGCGTTTCACCTTTGGCTACCTGGGCACCACCTACACGTTTGCCGACCGCATCAGCTTCACCAACACCAGCATTGCGTTTCGGAACGTGAAGCTGCGCGACGCGCTGGGCAATACCGGCACCGTGGACGGTGAGGTGACGCACCACGGCTTCCAGGACATGAGCCTTGACATTGCGGCCAACTTCCGCAAGCTGCAGGTGCTCAACACCACGCGCAAAGACAACGACCTCTACTTCGGCACGGCCTACGCCACGGGCACTGCCCGCGTGACCGGCCCCACCAACGACCTGAACGTGACGGTGCGCGCCAGCAGCGAGGCCGGCACGCGCCTGTCGCTGCCCTTCGACAACGCCGCCAGTGCCGAAAAGGCCGGCTACATCAAGTTCGTAAACAACAACCCGGTGGGCGACACCGTGCGGCTGAAAAAGGCCAACCAAGTGGCCTCGGCGCAAAGCAAGGTCGACCTGTCAGGCATCACGCTCAACATGAACCTGACGGTGACGCCGGACGCCTACCTCGAAATCCTGCTCGACGAAAGCACCGGCGACGTCATTCGGGGCTCGGCGGCCGGGCAGCTGCGCATGGCCATCGATACGCGGGGCGAGTTCAACATGTACGGGCAGGTGGAAATTGTGCGCGGCGCCTACAACTTCACCCTGCAAGGCCTTGTCAACAAAGAGTTTGTGGTGCGGCCGGGCGGCATTGTGTCGTGGAACGGCGACCCGCTGGCCGGCGAGATGAACATCACGGCCACCTACACGCAGCGCACCTCGCTGGCGCCCGTGCTACTGGGCAGCACCAACAGCGCAGCCGCCGTGGTACCCGTGACGGCCGTGATGAACCTGACCGGCCCGCTGCTGCTGCCCGCCATCAAGCTGGGGCTGGAATTCAACGACGCGCCGGGCACCCTACAGGGCGATTTGGCCGCCTTCACCGCTTCGCTGCGCAACGACGAGCAGGAGCTTAACCGGCAGGTTTTCAGCCTATTGGTATTTAAACAACTTTCGCCGCCGGGCTCTTTCGGCAACACCATTTCCTTGCGCGGCCAGGACAACACGGTGCAAAACAGCCTGGGCCAGATTCTGAGCACGCAACTGGGCTTGCTCACGAACCAGATTGACCAGAACCTGGAAATCGACTTCAACATCAACGGCCTCACTGCCGAGCAGCTCCAGGCCCTGCAGGTGCGCCTGAGCTACTCCTTCCTGAACGGCCGCCTGCGGGTGACACGCGAAGGCGGCTTCACCAACAACTCCAACCTGGTCACACCGCCCGGCATCGGCACCATCCCCGGCGGGGGCAACACCGCCGGCCAGGCCTCCCTGCTCGGCGACCTCAGCCTGGAATACTACCTGCGCCCCGACGGCAAGTTCCGCACCAAGCTGCGCTACGAAACCACCCCGCGCGACCTCGAAACCGTGAACCAGCCGCGAGCGGGCATTTCGCTGCTGCACACCGAGCAGTTCAACACCTTTGGGGAGCTGTTCAGCCGCAAAAACCCGAAGAAGAATGAGCGCCGCACCCAGCGCGCCCGCGAAGGCAAGGAAGTGCTGAACGTGGACGAGGACCCGCGCACGAATTTGTAG
- a CDS encoding cell division protein FtsX, whose protein sequence is MARPLKKKLGSYPTLLVVFSITLALVVIGLFGLLLVHAHKLSEVVRENLEVQVYLDRDLPETELLRLQQDLGQLPQVAERDGKPQIRFVSKEEGARQLLQSTGEDFRQFLGDNPLRDAYALKIKPEYTDTLHLHQLERSVRTQRGVFEMQYPQDLFASINNNLTRISLVLLGFAAVLVLVVVILINNTIKLALFSQRFLIRSMQLVGATRLFIQQPFLRRATWQGLAAGVLAALILIALLQYAYLEVTELRLLRDDVNLGLLLLGVVLLGVVIGFFSSARAVHKYLKMSLDDLY, encoded by the coding sequence ATGGCTCGTCCCCTCAAGAAAAAGCTTGGCTCCTATCCCACCCTGCTCGTGGTGTTCAGCATCACGCTGGCCTTAGTGGTGATTGGCTTGTTTGGCCTGCTGCTGGTGCACGCCCACAAGCTCTCGGAAGTGGTGCGCGAAAACCTGGAGGTGCAGGTGTACCTCGACCGCGACCTGCCCGAAACCGAGCTGCTGCGCCTGCAGCAGGACCTGGGCCAGCTGCCCCAGGTGGCCGAGCGCGACGGCAAGCCCCAAATCCGCTTCGTGAGCAAGGAAGAAGGCGCCCGCCAGCTGCTGCAAAGCACCGGTGAAGACTTTCGTCAGTTCCTTGGCGACAACCCGTTGCGCGACGCCTACGCCCTCAAAATCAAGCCCGAATACACCGACACCCTGCACCTGCACCAGCTGGAGCGCAGCGTGCGCACCCAGCGCGGCGTGTTTGAGATGCAGTACCCGCAGGACCTCTTTGCCAGCATCAACAACAACCTGACGCGCATCAGCCTGGTGCTGCTGGGCTTTGCGGCGGTGCTGGTGCTGGTGGTGGTCATCCTGATTAACAACACCATCAAGCTGGCGCTGTTCTCGCAACGCTTTCTCATCCGGTCCATGCAACTGGTGGGCGCCACGCGCCTCTTTATCCAGCAGCCGTTTCTGCGGCGCGCCACGTGGCAGGGCCTGGCGGCTGGGGTGCTGGCTGCGCTTATCCTTATTGCCCTGCTGCAGTACGCCTACCTGGAAGTAACGGAGCTGCGCTTGCTGCGCGACGACGTGAACCTTGGCCTGCTGCTGCTGGGCGTGGTGCTGCTGGGCGTGGTCATCGGCTTCTTCAGCTCGGCCCGCGCCGTACACAAATACCTTAAAATGTCGCTCGACGACCTGTACTAA
- a CDS encoding carboxypeptidase-like regulatory domain-containing protein has translation MSYFRLLLIGCFSILTISAAQAQGKLTGVVRDSATNEPLSFASVFLANTTLGVTTTEQGTFVFPKVPAGTYDVVGSYVGYRLAKQSVTMTKEPQEVTLKLGATGNQLGEVVVKPAANKPEEYDKFSKLFVGGSTFSAQCRISNPDDVLVLYDDSTKELTAHAKEFVQIDNEALGYRLKYYGLQFSFNDEDRSVFYYGQPVFEELKPKDDRQRKLWAANRLTAYKGSFMHFLRSVYTDRLKQEGFYTQQIRVFDNPRYVRAEERRKALTAAKPNGPYTAAEQDSLDQWDSLAPVLATLNQEPLPIDSIRRVSPGGKRTFLRFNGELQVAYFGEAPDPQYKRPMSPLGYPKTPFPVGPRQVSRLKLQGREAQFQANGTLLNPLDVFNGEYWGFEKIGEFLPVDYVPGSLPPTAGSSK, from the coding sequence ATGAGTTACTTCCGCTTATTGCTAATAGGCTGCTTTTCCATCCTTACCATCAGTGCTGCGCAGGCGCAGGGCAAGCTCACGGGCGTGGTGCGCGACTCGGCCACTAACGAGCCGCTGTCGTTTGCCAGCGTATTTCTGGCCAATACCACGCTGGGCGTGACCACCACAGAGCAGGGCACGTTTGTGTTCCCGAAGGTGCCGGCCGGCACTTACGACGTGGTGGGCTCCTACGTGGGCTACCGCTTGGCCAAACAAAGCGTCACCATGACCAAGGAGCCACAGGAAGTGACCCTGAAGCTGGGCGCAACCGGCAACCAGCTGGGCGAGGTGGTGGTGAAGCCCGCCGCCAACAAGCCCGAGGAGTACGACAAATTCTCCAAGCTGTTTGTGGGGGGCAGCACGTTCTCGGCGCAGTGCCGCATCAGCAACCCCGACGACGTACTAGTGCTCTACGACGACTCGACCAAGGAGCTGACGGCCCACGCCAAGGAGTTTGTGCAGATAGACAACGAGGCCCTGGGCTACCGCCTGAAATACTACGGCCTGCAGTTTTCCTTTAATGACGAGGACCGGTCGGTGTTCTACTATGGCCAGCCCGTGTTTGAGGAGCTAAAGCCGAAGGACGACCGCCAGCGCAAGCTCTGGGCGGCCAACCGCCTCACGGCCTACAAGGGCTCATTTATGCACTTCCTGCGCAGCGTGTACACCGACCGGCTCAAGCAGGAAGGCTTCTACACCCAGCAAATTCGGGTGTTTGACAACCCGCGTTACGTGCGCGCCGAGGAGCGGCGCAAGGCCCTGACCGCCGCCAAGCCCAACGGCCCCTACACCGCCGCCGAGCAGGATTCGCTGGACCAGTGGGACAGCCTGGCGCCGGTGCTGGCCACGCTCAACCAGGAACCGCTGCCCATCGACAGCATCCGGCGGGTATCGCCGGGCGGCAAGCGCACGTTTCTGCGCTTCAATGGCGAGTTGCAGGTAGCCTATTTCGGTGAGGCGCCCGACCCGCAGTATAAGCGGCCCATGTCGCCGCTGGGCTACCCCAAAACGCCTTTTCCGGTGGGCCCGCGGCAGGTGTCGCGGCTGAAGCTGCAGGGACGCGAGGCCCAGTTTCAGGCCAATGGCACGCTGCTGAACCCGCTCGATGTGTTCAACGGCGAGTATTGGGGATTTGAGAAAATCGGGGAGTTTTTGCCGGTCGACTACGTGCCCGGCAGCTTGCCGCCGACCGCCGGCAGCAGCAAATAA
- a CDS encoding bifunctional riboflavin kinase/FAD synthetase — protein sequence MHVIRDPAQFPFLGNAVVTSGTFDGVHVGHQRILARLREVAQVSGGPSVVITYWPHPRLVLGPPPSHPELLELQLLNTLEERIAKLAEAGVDYLLIVPFTKEFAQWTSEEYIQSLLLKTVGAKQLVIGYDHRFGKNREGGFDYLSQNADRYGLTVEEIPREDVDAVGVSSTRIRQALRQGDVATANRYLGYYYPLTGLVVHGQKLGRTIGYPTANLVSTEPLKLVPARGIYAVWAVTAAGTRHRAMLSIGVRPTIGTDLEQTIEVNLLDFSGDLYDQLLTLEFVAWLRAEEKYDGLDALTAQLALDGQATRAALA from the coding sequence ATGCACGTCATCCGCGACCCGGCTCAGTTTCCGTTTCTTGGCAATGCCGTCGTTACCAGCGGCACGTTTGATGGCGTCCACGTGGGGCACCAGCGCATTTTGGCGCGGCTGCGCGAGGTGGCCCAGGTCAGCGGCGGGCCCTCAGTGGTGATTACCTACTGGCCGCACCCGCGGCTGGTGCTGGGCCCACCACCCTCCCACCCCGAACTGCTGGAACTGCAGCTGCTGAACACCTTGGAAGAGCGCATCGCCAAGCTGGCTGAGGCGGGAGTTGACTACCTGCTCATTGTGCCTTTCACCAAGGAGTTTGCGCAGTGGACGTCAGAGGAGTACATCCAGAGCTTGCTGCTGAAAACGGTGGGGGCCAAGCAGCTCGTCATTGGCTACGACCACCGCTTCGGCAAAAACCGCGAGGGCGGCTTCGACTACCTCAGTCAAAATGCCGACCGTTATGGCCTGACCGTGGAAGAGATTCCGCGCGAGGACGTGGACGCGGTGGGCGTGAGCAGCACGCGCATCCGGCAGGCGCTGCGGCAGGGCGATGTGGCCACCGCCAACCGCTACCTCGGCTACTATTACCCGCTCACCGGCCTGGTGGTGCACGGGCAGAAGTTGGGCCGCACTATCGGCTACCCCACGGCCAACCTCGTGAGCACCGAGCCGCTGAAGCTGGTGCCGGCGCGCGGCATTTATGCGGTATGGGCCGTCACGGCGGCGGGCACGCGGCACCGGGCCATGCTCAGCATTGGGGTGCGCCCCACTATTGGCACAGATTTGGAACAAACCATCGAGGTAAACCTGCTCGACTTCAGCGGCGATTTGTATGACCAATTGCTGACGCTGGAGTTTGTGGCCTGGCTGCGGGCCGAAGAAAAATACGACGGCCTGGACGCGCTAACGGCCCAACTGGCGTTGGATGGCCAGGCCACGCGCGCGGCGCTGGCGTAG
- the truB gene encoding tRNA pseudouridine(55) synthase TruB, whose amino-acid sequence MSTKILADFDFETGEVLLLDKPLTWTSFDVVRKVKNALRIKKIGHAGTLDPLATGLLILCTGKKTKEIDLIQAQEKEYTGTFRLGETTPSFDLETAVDMARPYAHLTEEQIQAAVAPFLGLIQQTPPLFSAVKIDGKRAYEIARQGLEAEIKSKTVEIKAFELTRIALPEVDFRIVCSKGTYVRSLARDFGLALGCGAHLTRLVRTRIGEYRVEDAFTLEAIQALRPPRPEDAQRAPRAERPGTAPNRAGLQYFAALQADALAVQARQAAEEAGATAEKAPE is encoded by the coding sequence ATGAGTACCAAAATCCTGGCCGACTTTGATTTTGAAACGGGCGAAGTCCTGCTACTTGACAAGCCCCTGACGTGGACCTCGTTCGACGTGGTGCGCAAGGTGAAAAATGCCCTGCGCATCAAGAAAATTGGCCACGCCGGCACCCTCGACCCGCTGGCTACTGGCCTGCTCATCCTCTGCACGGGCAAGAAAACCAAGGAAATCGACCTCATTCAGGCCCAGGAAAAGGAGTACACCGGCACCTTCCGGCTGGGCGAAACCACGCCCAGCTTCGACCTGGAAACGGCCGTGGACATGGCCCGCCCCTACGCCCACCTCACCGAGGAGCAGATTCAGGCTGCCGTGGCGCCTTTTCTCGGCCTCATTCAGCAAACGCCGCCGCTGTTTTCGGCCGTGAAAATTGACGGCAAGCGGGCCTACGAAATTGCCCGTCAAGGACTGGAAGCTGAAATCAAATCAAAAACCGTTGAAATCAAGGCCTTTGAGCTGACACGCATTGCGCTGCCCGAGGTCGATTTCCGCATCGTGTGCTCGAAGGGCACCTACGTGCGCAGTTTGGCGCGCGATTTTGGCTTGGCGCTGGGCTGCGGTGCCCACCTCACCCGGCTGGTGCGCACGCGCATCGGAGAGTACCGGGTGGAAGATGCTTTCACGCTGGAAGCCATCCAGGCCCTACGCCCGCCCCGGCCCGAAGACGCGCAACGCGCGCCGCGCGCTGAGCGCCCCGGCACGGCGCCCAACCGCGCTGGCTTGCAATACTTTGCTGCGCTGCAAGCCGATGCGCTGGCCGTGCAGGCCCGCCAGGCCGCGGAGGAGGCTGGGGCAACAGCGGAAAAAGCGCCCGAATAA